From Amycolatopsis sp. WQ 127309:
ATCCAATCACTTTGATCGTCTGCAAATTCACCAACACCGTCGGGACCTTCGACGATAAACGTCTTATCCAAGGCCTGGAGCCGCTCAACGAGTTCTTGAGATGCCAATACTGAATAATGCTCAGAAAGTTCAAGCTTGTCGAAATGATACTCAACGAGCTTGAACCGATCCGTGGGCAGCGCCGGGTTGACCGAGAATTCCGCCTTAACTCCTCTCGACTCAAATAACAGATCAACTCGAAGTGCGGGACTATCTTCCGGCAAGGCGTCGTAAAACGCGTGAAAAAATCTCTCGCCGACCGTGCCAATCTTGGATCTTTTGGTTCCATTGCAGCGGGAGCATATTGGAACAAGGTTTAGGGATAGCAAGCTGAATTCAGGGTAAAGACTCCTCGGCAGATAGTGATCAAGATCCTTC
This genomic window contains:
- a CDS encoding HNH endonuclease, which gives rise to MHDYDFALSRADDSAHGALIDVRDEVLEACQIYDLLEGNPGSVAPLEISDDAKKALHDNFKLTQKRRFLSVLRDEAMKLTYKGLCPMCCSAQVKDLDHYLPRSLYPEFSLLSLNLVPICSRCNGTKRSKIGTVGERFFHAFYDALPEDSPALRVDLLFESRGVKAEFSVNPALPTDRFKLVEYHFDKLELSEHYSVLASQELVERLQALDKTFIVEGPDGVGEFADDQSDWIRRKFGFHHWKAALYDAAKVDKRFLEGGFRVIS